A genomic window from Salvia miltiorrhiza cultivar Shanhuang (shh) chromosome 5, IMPLAD_Smil_shh, whole genome shotgun sequence includes:
- the LOC130986582 gene encoding protein BRASSINAZOLE-RESISTANT 1-like, with amino-acid sequence MMWEAGGSTASSSAAGGAGGAGVGDGGGSGRRKPSWRERENNRRRERRRRAIAAKIYTGLRAQGNYNLPKHCDNNEVLKALCNEAGWVVEPDGTTYRKGCKPIPMEIGGTSTNITPSSSRNPSPPSSYFASPIPSYQPSPSSSSFPSPSRLDGNASSHPFAFLLNSFPSSLPPLRISNSAPVTPPLSSPTRVPKQTFNLETLAKESMSALNIPFFAASAPASPTRVQRFTPATIPECDESDTSTVDSGRWMNFQAYTNAANMVPTSPTFNLVKPVVQPIPSKDAMSDKGKGAEFDFENMAVKPWEGERIHEVGMDDLELTLGSGNTRI; translated from the exons ATGATGTGGGAAGCTGGAGGATCAACAGCGTCGTCGTCAGCCGCCGGTGGTGCCGGCGGAGCGGGCGTCGGAGACGGCGGCGGCTCGGGGAGGAGGAAGCCCtcctggagagagagagagaacaacaggaggagagagaggaggaggagggcgaTTGCAGCTAAGATTTATACAGGGTTGAGGGCGCAGGGGAATTACAATCTGCCAAAGCACTGTGACAACAATGAAGTTCTCAAAGCTCTCTGCAATGAAGCTGGTTGGGTTGTTGAGCCTGATGGCACTACCTATCGCAAG GGATGCAAGCCAATCCCAATGGAAATAGGAGGCACCTCAACCAATATTACTCCAAGTTCTTCAAGAAATCCAAGCCCACCATCTTCCTATTTTGCCAGCCCCATTCCTTCATACCAACCAAGCCCTTCGTCCTCGTCTTTCCCCAGCCCGTCCCGCCTTGATGGCAATGCTTCGTCACACCCATTCGCCTTCCTCCTTAACTCGTTCCCTTCGTCTCTGCCTCCTCTCCGAATATCCAACAGTGCCCCTGTTACCCCACCCCTCTCCTCCCCAACAAGAGTTCCCAAACAAACTTTTAATTTGGAGACTCTTGCAAAAGAATCCATGTCTGCCTTGAACATACCCTTCTTCGCTGCTTCTGCCCCGGCCAGTCCAACTCGTGTCCAACGCTTCACTCCAGCTACCATTCCAGAGTGTGATGAGTCCGACACCTCCACTGTTGATTCTGGCCGTTGGATGAACTTCCAAGCCTATACAAATGCTGCCAACATGGTCCCTACTTCTCCTACCTTCAATCTTGTGAAACCTGTGGTTCAGCCCATTCCTTCCAAGGATGCCATGTCGGATAAGGGCAAGGGTGCAGAGTTCGACTTTGAGAATATGGCAGTGAAGCCGTGGGAAGGTGAGAGGATCCATGAGGTGGGGATGGACGATCTTGAACTCACCCTTGGAAGTGGAAATACTCGCATTTAA
- the LOC130986580 gene encoding lysophospholipid acyltransferase LPEAT1-like isoform X2 — translation MESELKELNAHPQAAPQPESDARPLLKPESENPASSQSTSIEELDKKYAPYVRYDVYGPMGRGELPWVEKFLLGFALMSLLPVRVAAGTAILVVYYVICRFCTAFLAPNTEDEQEDYAHMGGWRRAVILRSGRFLSRVLLFVFGFYWITDKSGGREVDGELNTESADRNESEALEGYGAIVSNHISYLDILYHMSSSFPSFVAKRSVAKLPLIGLVSKCLGCVYVQRELKSSDFKGVSGVITERVQEAHQNKFAPKMLLFPEGTTTNGDYLLPFKTGAFLAKAPVVPVILRYPYQRFSPAWDSISGMRHVILLLCQFVNYIEVKKLPVYHPSEQEKEDPKLYAENVRQLMAHEGNLVLSDIGLAEKRVYHAALNGLLCER, via the exons ATGGAATCCGAGCTCAAAGAGCTTAATGCTCATCCACAGGCTGCCCCGCAACCCGAATCCGATGCCCGCCCGCTCCTCAAACCCGAATCCGAGAACCCGGCGTCCAGCCAGAGCACCAGCATCGAGGAGCTGGACAAAAAGTACGCCCCCTACGTCCGCTACGACGTATACGGGCCAATGGGGCGGGGGGAGCTGCCGTGGGTCGAGAAGTTTCTACTCGGATTTGCACTCATGTCTCTGCTGCCGGTGAGAGTGGCGGCCGGGACGGCGATTCTGGTGGTCTATTACGTGATCTGTCGCTTCTGCACGGCGTTTCTAGCTCCAAATACGGAGGATGAGCAGGAGGATTACGCCCACATGGGTGGCTGGCGGAGGGCCGTGATTCTGCGGAGCGGTAGGTTTTTGTCGAGGGTTTTGCTCTTCGTTTTCGGCTTCTATTGGATTACTGATAAGAGTGGGGGTCGTGAGGTTGATGGAGAGCTCAACACTGAg tCTGCAGATAGGAATGAATCAGAAGCGTTGGAAGGATATGGAGCTATTGTATCGAACCATATATCTTACTTAGATATATTATATCATATGTCTTCCTCTTTCCCAAGCTTTGTTGCCAAG AGATCTGTGGCTAAACTTCCTCTTATCGGTCTTGTAAG CAAGTGTCTCGGTTGTGTCTATGTGCAGCGTGAATTGAAGTCATCGGACTTCAAAGGGGTTTCAG GTGTTATCACTGAAAGAGTTCAAGAAGCTCATCAAAATAAATTTGCTCCGAAGATGCTGCTTTTCCCAG AAGGCACAACCACAAATGGCGACTACCTCCTCCCATTCAAGACTGGTGCATTTTTGGCAAAGGCTCCAGTAGTTCCTGTCATTTTAAGATATCCCTACCAGAGATTCAGTCCCGCATGGGACTCTATATCTGGG ATGCGCCATGTGATTCTTCTTCTATGCCAGTTCGTGAATTACATTGAAGTGAAGAAGTTACCAGTTTATCACCCCTCAGAACAAGAAAAGGAAGATCCCAAGCTTTATGCAGAAAATGTGAGACAGCTGATGGCTCATGAG GGCAATCTGGTTCTTTCAGATATTGGATTAGCAGAGAAACGAGTTTATCATGCTGCTCTTAATG GTTTATTATGTGAAAGATAA
- the LOC130986580 gene encoding lysophospholipid acyltransferase LPEAT1-like isoform X1 — protein MESELKELNAHPQAAPQPESDARPLLKPESENPASSQSTSIEELDKKYAPYVRYDVYGPMGRGELPWVEKFLLGFALMSLLPVRVAAGTAILVVYYVICRFCTAFLAPNTEDEQEDYAHMGGWRRAVILRSGRFLSRVLLFVFGFYWITDKSGGREVDGELNTESADRNESEALEGYGAIVSNHISYLDILYHMSSSFPSFVAKRSVAKLPLIGLVSKCLGCVYVQRELKSSDFKGVSGVITERVQEAHQNKFAPKMLLFPEGTTTNGDYLLPFKTGAFLAKAPVVPVILRYPYQRFSPAWDSISGMRHVILLLCQFVNYIEVKKLPVYHPSEQEKEDPKLYAENVRQLMAHEGNLVLSDIGLAEKRVYHAALNGNISMPTVLHQKDD, from the exons ATGGAATCCGAGCTCAAAGAGCTTAATGCTCATCCACAGGCTGCCCCGCAACCCGAATCCGATGCCCGCCCGCTCCTCAAACCCGAATCCGAGAACCCGGCGTCCAGCCAGAGCACCAGCATCGAGGAGCTGGACAAAAAGTACGCCCCCTACGTCCGCTACGACGTATACGGGCCAATGGGGCGGGGGGAGCTGCCGTGGGTCGAGAAGTTTCTACTCGGATTTGCACTCATGTCTCTGCTGCCGGTGAGAGTGGCGGCCGGGACGGCGATTCTGGTGGTCTATTACGTGATCTGTCGCTTCTGCACGGCGTTTCTAGCTCCAAATACGGAGGATGAGCAGGAGGATTACGCCCACATGGGTGGCTGGCGGAGGGCCGTGATTCTGCGGAGCGGTAGGTTTTTGTCGAGGGTTTTGCTCTTCGTTTTCGGCTTCTATTGGATTACTGATAAGAGTGGGGGTCGTGAGGTTGATGGAGAGCTCAACACTGAg tCTGCAGATAGGAATGAATCAGAAGCGTTGGAAGGATATGGAGCTATTGTATCGAACCATATATCTTACTTAGATATATTATATCATATGTCTTCCTCTTTCCCAAGCTTTGTTGCCAAG AGATCTGTGGCTAAACTTCCTCTTATCGGTCTTGTAAG CAAGTGTCTCGGTTGTGTCTATGTGCAGCGTGAATTGAAGTCATCGGACTTCAAAGGGGTTTCAG GTGTTATCACTGAAAGAGTTCAAGAAGCTCATCAAAATAAATTTGCTCCGAAGATGCTGCTTTTCCCAG AAGGCACAACCACAAATGGCGACTACCTCCTCCCATTCAAGACTGGTGCATTTTTGGCAAAGGCTCCAGTAGTTCCTGTCATTTTAAGATATCCCTACCAGAGATTCAGTCCCGCATGGGACTCTATATCTGGG ATGCGCCATGTGATTCTTCTTCTATGCCAGTTCGTGAATTACATTGAAGTGAAGAAGTTACCAGTTTATCACCCCTCAGAACAAGAAAAGGAAGATCCCAAGCTTTATGCAGAAAATGTGAGACAGCTGATGGCTCATGAG GGCAATCTGGTTCTTTCAGATATTGGATTAGCAGAGAAACGAGTTTATCATGCTGCTCTTAATGGTAATATTAGTATGCCTACTGTTTTGCATCAGAAAGACGATTGA
- the LOC131025617 gene encoding uncharacterized protein LOC131025617, with amino-acid sequence MASPPLSKGTAPRGSAAEPRAEEAIWGVWFCRGRRRRLRNGRQLCWWRRAAEGGLCWWEKAATLLVEEGGEGGRDSSAGGRQDAESIDHIFWACGQVKEVWSSFLAWFGVEYLSECVDLHSFLVEAWNLNFSPQITSFWKAGIVTLVWKIWHDRNKIVFDNAGFHGPGVLNFIKVYFKEMEANFTRLGHVSSAWQDYVITRAIGVQSRIAPPPEMVNVYWWPPFGDWMKVNTDGSALGAPGLISAGGVFRDSWGQIRGCFHEKGGQGFAFEAELLAVITAISIAHEQGWLKLWIEADSSYVVNLLDRKSEDVPWRFVAHWKCTLQLLSSFQLQVTHIFREGNVVADIMANHNREEGW; translated from the exons ATGGCTTCGCCGCCGTTGAGCAAGGGGACGGCGCCGCGTGGCTCGGCTGCAGAACCTAGAGCAGAGGAGGCGATTTGGGGGGTGTGGTTTTGCAGAGGGCGCCGCCGCCGTTTGAGAAATGGTCGGCAGCTCTGTTGGtggaggagggcggcggaggGGGGCCTCTGCTGGTGGGAGAAGGCGGCGACTCTGTTGGTGGAGGAGGGTGGCGAAGGGGGGAGGGACAGCTCTGCTGGTGGGAG GCAGGATGCTGAATCGATTGATCATATTTTTTGGGCTTGCGGTCAGGTGAAGGAGGTGTGGAGTTCTTTTCTTGCTTGGTTTGGAGTGGAGTATCTTTCTGAATGTGTGGATCTTCATTCTTTTTTGGTAGAGGCTTGGAACCTGAACTTTAGTCCACAAATCACCAGCTTCTGGAAAGCGGGGATCGTGACGTTGGTTTGGAAAATCTGGCATGACCGGAACAAGATTGTGTTTGATAATGCTGGTTTTCATGGGCCTGGTGTTCTGAATTTCATTAAGGTTTATTTCAAAGAAATGGAAGCTAACTTCACACGGCTCGGTCATGTTTCTAGTGCTTGGCAAGATTATGTTATTACTCGTGCCATTGGTGTTCAATCTCGAATTGCCCCGCCTCCGGAGATGGTGAACGTTTACTGGTGGCCTCCCTTTGGGGATTGGATGAAGGTGAATACCGATGGGTCTGCTCTTGGAGCTCCTGGTTTGATTTCTGCAGGAGGCGTTTTTCGCGACAGTTGGGGGCAGATTCGTGGTTGTTTCCATGAGAAAGGTGGGCAGGGATTCGCTTTTGAGGCTGAGCTGCTTGCGGTTATTACGGCGATATCCATTGCGCATGAGCAAGGTTGGTTGAAGTTGTGGATTGAAGCCGACTCTTCTTATGTGGTTAATCTGCTCGATAGAAAATCAGAGGACGTGCCTTGGCGTTTTGTGGCTCATTGGAAGTGCACTCTCCAGTTGCTTTCTAGCTTTCAGTTGCAAGTTACTCACATATTCCGGGAGGGTAATGTGGTGGCGGATATAATGGCAAATCATAATAGGGAAGAAGGGTGGTAG
- the LOC130986583 gene encoding ricin B-like lectin R40G3 isoform X2, translating to MAGRHRNTRREEEHNPPPPQVHHTGPAPPVHTVNAPNPQVHHTSHTSHSPAPPQVPSHSPAPPHVPSHSPAPPQVPSHSPAAAAPHHAPAASTHNELANKPSVRVYCKAEPNFSLTIRDGKVVLAPSKSADPLQHWIKDEKYSTRVKDKEGFPSFALVNKATGQAMKHSVGATQPVELSAYNSNKLDESILWTESKDLGDGYHTIRMVNNIQLNVDAFNGDKNHGGVHDGTRIVLWEWKKDSNQRWKIVPY from the exons ATGGCCGGCCGCCACCGTAACACCCGCAGAGAAGAAGAACAcaatccgccgccgccgcaagTTCATCACACTGGGCCTGCCCCACCAGTTCACACCGTCAACGCCCCCAATCCTCAAGTTCATCACACCTCCCATACCTCACATTCTCCGGCCCCACCTCAAGTCCCCAGCCACTCTCCCGCCCCACCGCACGTCCCCAGCCACTCTCCCGCCCCACCTCAAGTCCCCAGCCACTCTCCGGCAGCGGCGGCGCCCCATCATGCTCCGGCGGCGTCCACCCACAACGAGCTGGCCAATAAACCCTCTGTTAGGGTGTATTGTAAGGCTGAGCCCAATTTCTCCTTGACAATTCGTGATGGCAAAGTTGTTCTCGCGCCCTCCAAGTCCGCCGATCCTTTGCAG CACTGGATAAAAGATGAAAAGTACAGCACGAGAGTGAAGGACAAAGAGGGCTTCCCAAGCTTTGCTTTGGTTAACAAAGCCACTGGACAGGCCATGAAGCACTCTGTCGGCGCCACTCAACCT GTGGAGTTGAGTGCTTACAATTCGAACAAACTGGATGAATCGATTCTGTGGACGGAGAGCAAGGACTTAGGGGATGGGTATCACACGATACGGATGGTGAATAACATTCAGCTAAACGTGGATGCCTTCAACGGTGATAAGAACCATGGAGGCGTCCACGATGGCACTAGAATCGTGCTCTGGGAGTGGAAGAAGGATTCTAATCAACGTTGGAAGATCGTCCCATACT GA
- the LOC130986583 gene encoding ricin B-like lectin R40G3 isoform X1 — protein sequence MAGRHRNTRREEEHNPPPPQVHHTGPAPPVHTVNAPNPQVHHTSHTSHSPAPPQVPSHSPAPPHVPSHSPAPPQVPSHSPAAAAPHHAPAASTHNELANKPSVRVYCKAEPNFSLTIRDGKVVLAPSKSADPLQHWIKDEKYSTRVKDKEGFPSFALVNKATGQAMKHSVGATQPVELSAYNSNKLDESILWTESKDLGDGYHTIRMVNNIQLNVDAFNGDKNHGGVHDGTRIVLWEWKKDSNQRWKIVPYCKFFSLVHQMRTGLCGVDCISLTLDV from the exons ATGGCCGGCCGCCACCGTAACACCCGCAGAGAAGAAGAACAcaatccgccgccgccgcaagTTCATCACACTGGGCCTGCCCCACCAGTTCACACCGTCAACGCCCCCAATCCTCAAGTTCATCACACCTCCCATACCTCACATTCTCCGGCCCCACCTCAAGTCCCCAGCCACTCTCCCGCCCCACCGCACGTCCCCAGCCACTCTCCCGCCCCACCTCAAGTCCCCAGCCACTCTCCGGCAGCGGCGGCGCCCCATCATGCTCCGGCGGCGTCCACCCACAACGAGCTGGCCAATAAACCCTCTGTTAGGGTGTATTGTAAGGCTGAGCCCAATTTCTCCTTGACAATTCGTGATGGCAAAGTTGTTCTCGCGCCCTCCAAGTCCGCCGATCCTTTGCAG CACTGGATAAAAGATGAAAAGTACAGCACGAGAGTGAAGGACAAAGAGGGCTTCCCAAGCTTTGCTTTGGTTAACAAAGCCACTGGACAGGCCATGAAGCACTCTGTCGGCGCCACTCAACCT GTGGAGTTGAGTGCTTACAATTCGAACAAACTGGATGAATCGATTCTGTGGACGGAGAGCAAGGACTTAGGGGATGGGTATCACACGATACGGATGGTGAATAACATTCAGCTAAACGTGGATGCCTTCAACGGTGATAAGAACCATGGAGGCGTCCACGATGGCACTAGAATCGTGCTCTGGGAGTGGAAGAAGGATTCTAATCAACGTTGGAAGATCGTCCCATACTGTAAGTTTTTCTCACTTGTACATCAAATGAGAACAGGGTTATGTGGTGTTGATTGCATCTCTTTGACGTTGGATGTGTAG